The following proteins are encoded in a genomic region of Sorangiineae bacterium MSr12523:
- a CDS encoding Ig-like domain repeat protein, translating into MLRWLVAAFVAFGLWLVVHAAGAAEPPRTCGPVITGEIDPPNDPRQTGRITQGFPEGQCGASVATPATTPGSFGYEAHTFKNRTEQTCIRVTLTLTSESGTLSAAGYVPAFDPANITAGFAGGTRNAVRAGVATQSFSFDAPVLSDFTVVVNETSDGAGGQYRLEVAGCGDVLVRQVEPNYGPVRGGTAVVVRGAGFRADAKVAFGGVAATDVTVEDEFTLRATTPAYSGGGASPHAVDVSVTNTDATTTTKAGAFTYYEPQASTIALSADASPSRFGQLVTFTAHVGPDTPQLATGTIEFLRDGNVFGTATLDSKGNATASLAELEVGQHAIVARYAGDDYHAAQDASLNHEVVRADTATALASSKDPASPAESFTLMATVAPVAPGAGKPAGNVTFKQGTTDLGTVELDADGRASFTVGPLAAADYSFTAVYAGNATFNASTSSVHVQHVKYTQTRVSVLVSPPDPIFYGTEVSFDAVVIVTGGAIPKGNLTFEDATTTPPTLLGTSALDAQGRALVKASALAAGARSIRISFEDPDKVFESASTTFVYKINKAPTAITLTSSKNPGPQNGWVTFTAKVTASAGGAAVKGNVQFWQNSTLLGTVAVGPNGTASIDSMRLLNSQYSIRAEFKESESFAFSKSEITLLVGNGVPDAGPDSGYDGGKRDAGPGKPIYQYETSDDGCTCHSTGAGAPASGLSLAGASAIALALVRRRRRR; encoded by the coding sequence GGGAAATCGATCCTCCGAATGACCCGCGGCAGACCGGGCGCATTACGCAAGGATTCCCGGAGGGGCAGTGTGGGGCGTCGGTTGCGACGCCTGCGACGACGCCGGGGTCGTTTGGCTACGAGGCGCACACGTTCAAGAATCGCACGGAGCAAACGTGCATTCGCGTGACGCTCACGCTCACGTCGGAGAGCGGGACGCTCTCGGCGGCGGGGTATGTACCCGCGTTCGATCCGGCGAACATCACGGCAGGGTTTGCAGGGGGAACCCGCAACGCCGTGCGTGCAGGCGTGGCGACCCAGAGTTTCTCCTTCGATGCGCCCGTGCTCTCGGACTTCACCGTCGTCGTCAATGAGACTTCGGACGGTGCCGGAGGGCAGTATCGGCTCGAGGTGGCCGGTTGCGGCGATGTGCTCGTTCGTCAGGTGGAGCCCAATTATGGGCCCGTGCGCGGAGGCACCGCGGTCGTCGTTCGCGGGGCCGGATTTCGCGCGGATGCCAAGGTGGCTTTTGGCGGCGTGGCGGCGACCGATGTGACCGTCGAGGACGAGTTTACTCTGCGTGCGACGACGCCAGCGTACTCAGGGGGTGGCGCTTCGCCGCATGCGGTCGACGTCTCGGTGACCAACACCGATGCAACGACCACGACGAAGGCCGGTGCGTTCACCTATTACGAACCGCAGGCTTCGACCATTGCGCTCTCCGCGGATGCGAGCCCGTCGCGGTTTGGCCAATTGGTCACGTTCACGGCGCACGTCGGGCCGGATACTCCGCAGCTGGCAACGGGCACCATCGAGTTCCTCCGTGATGGAAACGTGTTCGGCACTGCGACGCTCGACTCGAAGGGAAATGCCACGGCATCGCTCGCGGAGCTCGAGGTTGGCCAACACGCGATTGTCGCGCGCTATGCCGGTGACGACTACCACGCGGCGCAAGATGCATCGCTGAACCATGAGGTCGTGCGCGCCGATACTGCGACGGCGCTCGCATCGTCGAAAGATCCCGCGTCACCCGCGGAGTCGTTCACGCTCATGGCGACCGTCGCGCCGGTGGCACCCGGGGCGGGCAAGCCCGCCGGCAACGTCACCTTCAAGCAGGGAACGACGGATCTCGGGACCGTCGAACTCGACGCAGACGGTCGTGCAAGCTTCACCGTCGGTCCGCTCGCGGCGGCCGATTACTCCTTTACGGCGGTGTATGCCGGGAATGCAACGTTCAACGCGAGCACGTCGTCCGTGCACGTGCAGCACGTGAAGTACACGCAGACGCGCGTGTCCGTCCTCGTCTCGCCACCCGACCCGATATTCTACGGGACCGAAGTCTCTTTCGACGCCGTGGTCATCGTCACGGGCGGCGCGATTCCGAAGGGCAATCTCACCTTCGAGGATGCAACCACGACGCCGCCTACGCTGCTCGGAACGAGCGCGCTCGATGCGCAGGGACGCGCGTTGGTGAAAGCGTCGGCGCTTGCGGCAGGGGCGCGCTCGATTCGGATTTCGTTCGAGGACCCGGACAAGGTCTTCGAGAGTGCATCCACCACCTTCGTGTACAAGATCAACAAGGCGCCCACCGCCATCACACTCACGTCGTCGAAGAACCCGGGACCACAGAACGGGTGGGTCACCTTCACGGCGAAGGTCACCGCATCGGCCGGCGGCGCCGCGGTGAAGGGCAACGTCCAGTTCTGGCAAAACAGCACGCTGCTCGGCACCGTCGCCGTTGGCCCCAACGGAACCGCGTCCATCGATTCGATGAGGCTTCTCAACAGTCAGTACAGCATTCGCGCCGAATTCAAAGAGAGTGAGTCATTCGCTTTCAGCAAATCCGAAATCACTTTGCTCGTCGGCAACGGCGTTCCCGATGCGGGGCCCGACAGCGGCTACGACGGCGGGAAGCGCGACGCGGGGCCGGGCAAGCCGATTTACCAGTACGAGACATCCGACGACGGGTGCACGTGCCATTCCACCGGTGCAGGCGCGCCTGCGTCGGGGCTTTCGCTCGCCGGCGCCTCCGCGATCGCGCTGGCGCTCGTGCGTCGCCGCCGTCGCCGCTGA